gaaccactggtttacacCATTGTATGCAGCACTCAGGCTCCAGGCAAACTGCCGATGGGAGTACAATCAAGGCATCCACAGATTTAAATGGATAACTTAGACACCGGGCCAAAtcagagaaggaggcactcactgGAGCTTTCGGCATCGCAGCAGGACAGGGAAGAGAGTCTGCAGGCTGCTAACATCAAGATGGCATGAGCTCAGGTTAAGCTCCTCCACCTCATGGCTGGTGGTGCCCATGACAGATGCCAGGATGGAGCACTTGAGTGGGGTCATCTTGATGGAGGAGAGGTTGATCGCCCTGAGGGAGCGGATGGCCTCAGCCGTGAAGCGCTCATTCTGGAATTCATGCAGGAAAACGAAGTAGTCCATCAGCTCAGACGGGGGCAGCCACTTGCGGCTGTTCCTGATCATGGTCTTCTTCATAGCGTTGGCAATCTCAAAGGCTGCCAGGTTCTTGATGGAGCAGCCAAGCTGCTCCAGGAGGGCCCGGTTGCGGCGCGACAGGAGCCCACCCATGAAGATAGGGAAGAGCTCAAAGACTTCATCATCCGGGGCCTcgtcagggtggtgcagggggccctccacccccaaaatgcTGGAGTTTATCTGGTCTAGCACATCGTCATTGAAGTAGTCCTCCTCCTTGAACATCTCCACCGCCATGGTGCGGGCGATGGTGTCGCGGTCCTTGCCACTGAGCCGGTTGAAAAAGCGGGGGAACATCTTGAGTAGGCCAAAGAGCAGCGGCAGGATGCGCAGGGGCAGGACTTTGGAGACGATGCTCAGCACCAGAGTCACATCCTCGCTTACCTTGCTGATGACCTCGGACACCTCCTTCCCCACCCGCTGCGTCAGGGTCTTCTTCTCGCCCAGCACCACATAGAGGGCTGCCAGGTACTCCTGCATGGCAGGGATGGTGAAGACGAAGGTGTGCTCCTTGCCCGTCTGGACGCAGGGCGTGAGAAAGAAGCGGAAGACGTCAGTGCGGAAGACGTTGAGGAGGTTAAGCTCACCCTCCGTCTTCATCTCCACCTCAAAGCACTTCTGCAGGTCTTCATCCGAGAAACTGGTCTGGCGGGACATCACTCCCTCGTGGGCCAGTTTGCCCACCGTCTTGGCCACGTATTTCATCATGGAGACGTTGGTGGGGTCGGTGCTGTCCAGGATCTCCCCGCTGAAGTTGAGCCGCAGGAAGCTGGTGTAGATGCCTGTCAGGGTCTGGCTGGGAGGCACCGACTTGGTGAAGTAGAGGAAGTGCAGGGTGGTGCAGACCAGCCAGCAGTAAGAGGGCAGGAAGCAAGCAGCCGCAATCTGGTTGTGGCGCTCCAGATTCCTCGAGAGCATCTCCACCAGATTGTCCCGCTCGTCTGAGTTGCTGCTGCTCCCGCTGACGTCGCAGCCGGGCTGACTCAGGCGCATCTGGAAATACTGCTTCTGGAGGTTGGTGTTGGAGAAGCCGCAGATCTCGGCGTAGCGGCCCACGTACTTGCTGGGGATCCGGCGCACGGCAGACGGGCGCGTGGTGACAATGATGCTGGCCTGCAACCAGATGAACAGAGCTAGGATTTAATGTAgtccctctctttctctgtcaAACCATTactggcctgatccagagcctacTGACCTCAATGGAAAACCTCTCACTGGGGTCAGACTGCATTGGGTTAGGCCCTATATGACGAAATCAGTTGAGGAGGAAGGGCAAGGACTGGATGGGATTAAGGTGATGATGACCTCAAGGCTGCTGGTTCACATccagcccaggacagcagtgatTTAACATCATTGCTACCTGAGGGTGGGTGTGAAGGGAATTTGGGGGATCTCAGTCTGGCTGATGGACTTCCACAAGTCGCAGCCCATACTGAGGGCACAACAGGTAAGAAGCAGTGGCACTAGCATGGGGCATGTCTTGCCACCTTAGCAACCCCCTCCATTTTCTTGCCTCACCCCTCCGCCGACATCCATTCCCCCAAGCCTTCTGGAGTTGCCACCTTCCATTTAGGCTGTCTGTTCTTCGGGTCAGGAACCACCCTGGGGTCGCATTTGCTATGTGCCATGGGCAGATGTTACACCAATAATTGTAGGCTGTCAAAGAAACCACCCTCCCGGCTGGCACTGATCAGCCTCTTTGTTCCCAGCCTgtgcagagaggccaaagactgaatgaGCCACGGAGACTGGACACCCTTCTCCCTCCTAAGGGCTGCAGGGCGGGGGTGTCCTTTCAGCACAGGGGTGTGGGGAAGCTCCTTGCTGTACCTTTTACCAGCCAGTCAGGGCCGGTAGAGGCCACACCAAGGACTGGGTTTGGGGCAATGCTTCAGGGATCCCCGTTTCTACCCGCAGCCCCCCCACAGGCTCACAGCACCAGGTGGGGAGGGATACCAACCTCTGGCAGCAGGTACTTCCTCAGCAGGTTGACCACAATGGCAGAGGGAGGCACGGCCTCACTGGGGTCGCAGCACAGCTCGGTGCCAGACAGCCGGAAGTCCAAGTTGAGCCGCTCCATGCCGTTGAGGATGATGAGCATCTTGAGGTTGGCGGAGCCCAGCAGTGGCACCACGTTCTTGAGGTGCAGGTACTTTTTGGTGATGAGGCGTCGTAGCGAGATAGGCACGTTGCTCTGCGACAAGTCCTCACAGGAGAAGGGGATGACCAACTCGAACCGGGGCAGGCGCCCGTGGCACCAGTCCACCACCATCTTTTTGATGAGGGTGCTTTTCCCTGTGCCCACCGTGCCATACAGCACCACGTTCTTCACCTGCTGCCCACAGGCATCCGCGTCGAACAGGTTCTGGAGGCTGATGGTCCGGCTGCAAGGGGACTGGAGCTGGTTCAGGATGGTCAGGTCAGGGGAGGGCTTCAAGATCTCCTCCAGGGAGCTCTCCCTGATGACCGGGTCCACGTGGATGGTGTCCAGTGAAAAGGACGGGCCAAACTGCCTCTCCTCATTGGGCTGGTGGCTGAACCAGACAGACAGGCTCTTCCGGTGCTTCTGGATGGCATCTGAGGAGTAGTGGGGAGTACAGAGATGGTCACaaacaggggaggggaaaaggttgTCTCAAGTTTTCAAATTGCAGGAGCCCCTCCAGTACTCAAGTCCCTCAGGGCAGTCCCAGGCACCGGCTACTCCAAGCACTAACAAAGCCCAGGAACCTCCAGAACCAGCTAGCTCCCCCCTTAGTTCCTGTATTGGAGCAGCGCTCATGCACCAGCAGGGTGTCATAGCACTGTGCTCTGCCATCCAGGGGCTCCAGGGCTGGTGCTGTCCACTCTCCACTCCCCACAGCCCAACCTGACCTGCCAATAAGGTGCCTTTAATATTGCTTTGTACAGAGGTAGCATTTCCCCATCCAAAGACCCCCCCGCAGCACACTACGAAGGGTTGGAGGGGCAGGTTGACCCTCCCTGTTTCACACAGAGTGAGGAGCCCACtagccccagggccctgcagtgAGTCAGCGACAGaacagggaatagaacccaggagtcctgactcccttcTCCTTTTCTGACCACTGCACCTCGCCCGGGTCAGTAACTGCATCCCAGCCTGCtcacctgactcccagtcccgaGCACACCCCACCACCTCAGCAGTGCTCCTCTGAGAAGGGCTCCAGCAGCACGGCAGCAGCACGGGGTCTTACCGGAAGAGGCCACATTCCTCAGGGTCATCTGGCCAGGCCGGGTGGAGCTCGGCTGAGACGCACTCTCCTGAAATCCTCCTTGGTAGCGAGCAAAGCTCCTGCAAAGCAGTGGCAAGGAACTGTTGAGACAGCAAATACCAGAGTGGGACAGCAGCATCTGTCCCAatggcccagagctggggcaggctgcagctTGAGTGAACCTGGACTGCCCAGCCGAAGACATGGTTAGCTCACCCGCCAACCTCTCAGCCCCGGCCACATGGAAACTGCCTTCCTGCCATTGACAAAACGCTTCCGAAATGACGGAGAGGAGCAGCGTGTGTGCAAACACAGCGGTGCAAACAGAACTGGGGAAAGCACAACTGCAGTGGGACCCATGGCGGCTCCAAGGGCATTGTGGGAAATGGGGAACCTGAGGAAACAAACCAAGACCTGCTCCTTCCAACTCAAGCCCAAAGAACTCCCCCGCCCCTTCCTTGTTTGAATTCTGAGCTGCAAAACATGCCCACTTTATCCTGAGACCAGGTCTGGTTCCAGCAGGAGCCAGGAAAGCATCCCCCAACCCATCTGCTTCAGATCTGCCATCAAGGGACTCATGCAGGAGTACAGTCTGCACTCACCTTTGACCTCTCCTCTGAGCCAGAGaacaaggggtgggggtgtttGTTATATGGAAACTTGTCCAGTGGGAACTGGGCTGCTGAggccaaactcatttcacaaggGCCACCAAATAGCAACAAGCCACCttatataagaatggccagactgggtcagcccaatggcccatctagcccagtatcctgtctccaacagtggctggggccagatgctttagaggggatgagcagaacagggcaattatcgagtgaaccatcccctgtcatccacgcgcaacttctggcaatcagaggtttagggacactcagagcatggggttgcatccctgaccatcttggctactagccattgatgaacctaccctccatgaacttatctagtacttttttgaacccagttatactattggcctgcacaacatcccctggcaacgagttccacaggctgactgtgcgttgtgggaAGTAGTCCTTCCTtgttcttttaaacctgctgcctatgaattgcattgggtgaccccctgcttgtgttatgtgaaggagtaaacaacaacacttccttatgcactttctccacccccgtcatgatttcatagatctCAATCATCTCccccctcagttgtctcttttctatgcTGAACAGCTCCCTGCACATAACCTTCAGTCATCAGCTGTGGTGGGTTTGAATGGGTGGCCTAGAGGCGACAGGCCCCATAGCCTGTTCCCAGCCTCCCAAGTGAGTCAGTCCTTCTGAAAGATCAGTAAGAGCCCAGCTGAGAGGGCCTCAGCAGCCTCCCTCTTCGTCCCCCCACCAAAGCCATGCGTCCTGGGGTAGGAGCACAATCAACTTTAACACCCACACTGACAAATTAGACCAATCGCTTTATGTGAGAGGAGCTGCCTtagccaccccaccccttccacttAGGTCCCCTTTCCTTCAAGCCTCTGTCAGCTGCGCAGGGGCTCCAGGCCCTACCTGAGAAGGGACATTTTGGAGCACAGCCTGCCAGCTGGGTGAAGCATCCTCCCAAGGATGAAGATGCTCCTGGCACCTGGAAGGAAGGAACAAAGGAGGTCTGAGAGAGCAGGATTGAGAGAGATGCAGGATGATGCCCATCGCctgccatccccctccccagggaactggCTGCCCCTCAGTGCCCTTCCTCCTCTGCACGCCAAGAAGGTGAAGGAAGGAGCCTTGCACCAGCAGCAACTGAGGCCCAGACAGCCAGGCACCTTCCCCAGCATTCTGATGGGGTTCTGGATCCACGTGGCCTGGACTGGAGCATGCTCCATGTAGTGTGCATCTGTGCATGGCCAGGGAACAGGTTGCTAAGGCAGCGATGCTGGATTTGAGCCCCAGGGAGACACCTGCCTGCACAGTCCTGGGCTCATGTTCAGAGCACAGGCTTGGGAGACAGGAGCTCCACCgttcaaatcctggctctgccactgccttacTCCGTGGCCTTGGCATTTCCCCTGTCTGTGCATCCCTGTGAGGGACAatgccccccctcccagggggcTGAGGGATTGATTAGCTAATATCACAGAAATCATAGaagtgtcaggctggaagggaccttgagagatcagctagtccaaccacctgtgctaaggcaggaccaagtaaacctagaccatccctgacaggtgtttgtctgacctgcAATTAAAACCTGCCAATGACAGGGACTcctcaacctccctaggtaacctgtgcCAGTGCTCAACTATCCCTAGAGAgacagaaagttttccctaatgtccaacctaactctcccttgttgcaaactcagctgattCCTTGTCGTCCTGCcaaggagaacaactgatcaccctCCTCTTCACAAAAACCTTTTACATATTGGCAGACTTATCAGGtgccccctcagccttctcttgaCTAAACATGCCCAAGTCTTTCAGcctatcctcagaggtcaggttttccaaactttgatcatttttgttgctcttctctggactctctctgatttctccacatctttcctaaagcctGGCCCCTAGAACTGGCCGCAGGTACTccagctggggtctcaccagagtgGGACAATGATCtttgtgtcttacatacaacactcttgttaatacaggATGCGATCTTTGCAGATGGGAAGCACCCTGGGCCTGCTTTGGTGCAGATCCTACTGACTCCAGCCgtagctgcaggtgctcagcacttgtaAAAAGCAGGTTCTTTATAAGCACTAAGTTATGAGCAAGCGTCGAGGGTGTCCCATCACATAAGCGGGGAATTCGTCCCAAGCAGCGGTACAGCCTGTCCTGCCAGGAAATTTCCCCACTGAGATCTCTGCCTCCTGGTCCAGGGCCAGAGCTAGGGCACATGGGACTATCTCCTCGCAGTCATCCACGTAGGACTGGATTTTCCACTTATTGCCCCAGCGTTTAGCTCTTCTCTAGCACTGTCCATCcacggatctcaaagcacttcactaaGGAGGTTAGTATcattaactccattttacagatggggaaaccgaggcacaaagtagtagagtgacttgcccaaggtcacccagggagtcagtggcacagctgggaatagaacccaggaggtcTGTCTCTCAGACCCCTGCCCTGCACTGCCTTTGTGTAAACCAGAAGGAAACACTTCGCATGAACATCACCTCCCCGCCGGTAACCGTGCAATTAGACGTGACATAAGTAGGCCAGCAAGTCTCCTCTGATAAAGCAGCACAGACTGGCTGCAGTGTGAGCTGGGCCTAGGCAGAACTGATGCCATCCCAAGCCCCCAGAACCCTCCCTTAGGCCCACAGTGCTTTTGTCTTAATGCAATTTCATCAGTAGGGAATTCATACATAGGACGTGGCTGTGACTTGGCCGTGGTCACCAGGTGAGTTGGGGCAGCGCCAGGAGTAgaactgggctcccagccccttgcTGTAGTCTCTAGACCCTCCCACgctctcagagccaggaatagaacccaggcatcctgagccccctgccccagaatGTAGAATCCATCAATTGCACCTGCAGCAGTAACAGGGAGCTGTGAATTTCATCCCAGAGAGATTGGGGGAAGCCAGGTAAGAGGCTTCTCACTTCAGCCAGTTCTAACAGCTGCTTACCTGGTGCAGAGCAGGGTGACAGCAGCATGCGCATAATCGCTAGGCCTCCCAGCTTGGGTCCCTGGATCCTGCTCCAGCTGGTCCCAACCTGGGGCAGACATCTTGGGCACTGCATGACAGGGTCCTGCTTCAGATGAAATGCAGACAGTGATCACTTGAGGAAGCAGACCACCCACTGTGGTGCCCCAGCTGGACAGGATGGGGTCTTCAGTCCTATCACTGAGCTGTGTGCTCTGAGGGCTAGCCTATCGAAGCCCAGCCTACTCCAGGACACACTTGAGGGCTGAGGAACCAGCATCATCTTGCATGAGCAGAATCCCAAAGCTTGCTTCATGCACCCTTCCTCCTTGGGTTCTCACACCAAGGAGCAAGGGTAAACAGTGCCCTCCCCACCAAACAGAGAGATTAGAGATCTTGGAGCAGAAAAGGTGCCCTCAGTACAGCTCCCTCCAACACAAACCCATAGTATCAG
The Gopherus flavomarginatus isolate rGopFla2 chromosome 13, rGopFla2.mat.asm, whole genome shotgun sequence genome window above contains:
- the NLRX1 gene encoding NLR family member X1 isoform X1 — protein: MQCPRCLPQVGTSWSRIQGPKLGGLAIMRMLLSPCSAPGARSIFILGRMLHPAGRLCSKMSLLSSLPLLCRSFARYQGGFQESASQPSSTRPGQMTLRNVASSDAIQKHRKSLSVWFSHQPNEERQFGPSFSLDTIHVDPVIRESSLEEILKPSPDLTILNQLQSPCSRTISLQNLFDADACGQQVKNVVLYGTVGTGKSTLIKKMVVDWCHGRLPRFELVIPFSCEDLSQSNVPISLRRLITKKYLHLKNVVPLLGSANLKMLIILNGMERLNLDFRLSGTELCCDPSEAVPPSAIVVNLLRKYLLPEASIIVTTRPSAVRRIPSKYVGRYAEICGFSNTNLQKQYFQMRLSQPGCDVSGSSSNSDERDNLVEMLSRNLERHNQIAAACFLPSYCWLVCTTLHFLYFTKSVPPSQTLTGIYTSFLRLNFSGEILDSTDPTNVSMMKYVAKTVGKLAHEGVMSRQTSFSDEDLQKCFEVEMKTEGELNLLNVFRTDVFRFFLTPCVQTGKEHTFVFTIPAMQEYLAALYVVLGEKKTLTQRVGKEVSEVISKVSEDVTLVLSIVSKVLPLRILPLLFGLLKMFPRFFNRLSGKDRDTIARTMAVEMFKEEDYFNDDVLDQINSSILGVEGPLHHPDEAPDDEVFELFPIFMGGLLSRRNRALLEQLGCSIKNLAAFEIANAMKKTMIRNSRKWLPPSELMDYFVFLHEFQNERFTAEAIRSLRAINLSSIKMTPLKCSILASVMGTTSHEVEELNLSSCHLDVSSLQTLFPVLLRCRKLHLQLNSLGPEACREIRDLLLHDKCVVSILRLSDNPVTEQGAKYLAEAIAGNRSLTHLSLLHTSLGNQGLEVITQHLAQNQHLKELDVGYNSVTDEAALGLVEVAKRHATLKEVHLYFNDISDEGKRALHALRRDRDGVQVLVFLTVGTDVSDYWAFILSVVKKNLPNWDRERVQQHLSLLLQDLECSRRQTSNPWKKAKFLRVENEVKKMLVKIQQGTL
- the NLRX1 gene encoding NLR family member X1 isoform X2, which translates into the protein MQCPRCLPQVGTSWSRIQGPKLGGLAIMRMLLSPCSAPGARSIFILGRMLHPAGRLCSKMSLLRSFARYQGGFQESASQPSSTRPGQMTLRNVASSDAIQKHRKSLSVWFSHQPNEERQFGPSFSLDTIHVDPVIRESSLEEILKPSPDLTILNQLQSPCSRTISLQNLFDADACGQQVKNVVLYGTVGTGKSTLIKKMVVDWCHGRLPRFELVIPFSCEDLSQSNVPISLRRLITKKYLHLKNVVPLLGSANLKMLIILNGMERLNLDFRLSGTELCCDPSEAVPPSAIVVNLLRKYLLPEASIIVTTRPSAVRRIPSKYVGRYAEICGFSNTNLQKQYFQMRLSQPGCDVSGSSSNSDERDNLVEMLSRNLERHNQIAAACFLPSYCWLVCTTLHFLYFTKSVPPSQTLTGIYTSFLRLNFSGEILDSTDPTNVSMMKYVAKTVGKLAHEGVMSRQTSFSDEDLQKCFEVEMKTEGELNLLNVFRTDVFRFFLTPCVQTGKEHTFVFTIPAMQEYLAALYVVLGEKKTLTQRVGKEVSEVISKVSEDVTLVLSIVSKVLPLRILPLLFGLLKMFPRFFNRLSGKDRDTIARTMAVEMFKEEDYFNDDVLDQINSSILGVEGPLHHPDEAPDDEVFELFPIFMGGLLSRRNRALLEQLGCSIKNLAAFEIANAMKKTMIRNSRKWLPPSELMDYFVFLHEFQNERFTAEAIRSLRAINLSSIKMTPLKCSILASVMGTTSHEVEELNLSSCHLDVSSLQTLFPVLLRCRKLHLQLNSLGPEACREIRDLLLHDKCVVSILRLSDNPVTEQGAKYLAEAIAGNRSLTHLSLLHTSLGNQGLEVITQHLAQNQHLKELDVGYNSVTDEAALGLVEVAKRHATLKEVHLYFNDISDEGKRALHALRRDRDGVQVLVFLTVGTDVSDYWAFILSVVKKNLPNWDRERVQQHLSLLLQDLECSRRQTSNPWKKAKFLRVENEVKKMLVKIQQGTL